The genomic window ATCTAGTAGTTTTAGCAGAGTTAACCTATTCCAGCCCCACCACATAACTCATTTGTCAACTCTGTCTTTAtgtatttcattctcttcttgatTACCTTCTATCAACCTCTCTGCCAAATCCCACTCTATATCTAGAATATTTGTGTCAGTTCCAAGTGCCACATCATAGGGCAGACATTAATGAGCTAAAGGGCATGCAGAGGAGGGTGACCAGAATGGTGAGTGATTTTAAGGTCTCATCATATAAAGATCAGCTGAAGGAACTAGGAATTTTGAGCCTAAAGGAGAGATCTCAAAATTCTCAAAAGAACTGTCATTTGGAAgttaggttggacaatttctgctTGACCTCAGATGGCAGAACCAAGAGCAAAGGAAGGAGGCTAAAGAATAAAAGACTTAGAGTTGatgaaagaaaaacttcctaataggAGTTATCCATAAGTGGAATCTTTGGGTGCCCCTAGACTGGAAATCTTCAAAGgaaggctagatgaccacttgttgggggTATTTTAAAGAAGATTCCATGAATTGTTCAACTGGAGGGtgcctgaggtcccttccaactcttagatTCTGtgactcaagttcaaattttcCATGTGCTGCTTATATACTCTAGGTGACCTTAAACAAGTTACTTTACCTTTCTGGGCCTGTTTGGGGGTCTTTTGTTTTGTTGTATGTTTTTTCTGTAAAATTGATGGAGTTGGACTAgctcaggggttcttaacctttttattaAAGTCTCATGAGAGAAGCCTATTGGCtgacttctcagaataatatttttaaacgcATGAATTAAAATACTTAAGGTtataaagaaaactaattataCTGAAACAAAGATAATAATTTCTTTACATCCAAGTTCATGACCCTTTGGGTGGTTTGTGGATCTCAGGTTGAGACCtcctagactagatgatctctaaggaatCTTCTAGCCCAAAATCCTATGAGCTATGACCTCCCTACCTTTGAAGCTTTATTCCAAACATAAATAATTTAAGTCTAACCCCACCTAGCTGTAGACAGGCATTGTAATGTATTGGAAAAAACACCAGACTTTTAAGATGGGAGACCTGGATTGGAATCCCAGCTCCAACAGTTATTGGCTATAACTTTTGCCACCCCTCAAAGTCTTagcttcttcttctgtaaaatggtttTAGTCATATTTATACTACCTACATCACAAGATTCACATTCTGGAAGTTCTTTTTAAACTTGAAAAAACTAAATTTGAATTATATGAATTTTCTGCCCACTCATTACTTATATATTTACTTTCTCTctcaaaatatatatgtgtataggtgtgtatgtatatacatgcactaaactgaaggaaaattatatacatatgattgtatatacatatataaattttttccttCAGCTTATATCACATGTGTCCATTGTGACAGGGAGGGAACTTGTGTCTTTTATTTGATGTTTTGTAtgcagtaggtgctcaataaatgtgttAGATGAATGAATGTTGGGTGAGAATTGGTATCTGTGTGACTTTAAGAAGTCCAGAGAACTTTATTGGAGGGAAGCTGGGAGTTCAGTGTTTATTGATTTTGTTGGTTGGTTTCCCACAGTCAGCAAGAGTGACCTGGAAATGTCAGGGCTGAGGACCCTGGAGCATGTGGCAGTAACTGTCTCCATCACCCATCCCCGTCGTGGCAGCCTAGAGCAGAAGCTCTTTTGTCCCAGTGGCATGATGTCCCTCATTGGTGCCCCACGAATCATGGACACGTATGTATAGCCCCAGATTAAGCTCTGGCTTATTGCTTCCTCACCTCACCTTTgccctttgctttctttttacaacacaggaaatgatgttttttggggggaaaaaaacaacctccAAGAAGAGGTTATGGGTACTGCATGACATGAGAGAATTTGGCAATGGCCTCAGGAGACAGACACATCTGATTTGTGCTATTTGGAAATCATCAGCTCATATATCTCCTTTTCAAGAGAAGGAAAGCCTCAGCTAGCCCTGAGTATACCATGCTCTAGAACACTCTGATGCCACTCTTAGAACCCCTCAAAATTTCCCTCTCCCTCAGCCAATAATGTCATGTTTCCATGCCATGCGAAATTAGGAACATAATACTTCTGGGATGGAGGGGTCTGTGGCCTCTATCCTACCCTCCCCACTCTCCCTTCTGCTTTTCTTCAGAGATCCCAATGGCTTCAACGATTGGACTTTCTCCACTGTTCGATGCTGGGGGGAACGTGCTCAGGGCACATATAGACTTGTCATCAGTGATGTGGGTaagccttctttcttcttctttagagCTATGTCTGGCACTGTATGGAACTAGTCTCTCGGTGGCTTAAAACTCCCTGGAGAAGTTCTCATTTCTCTTGGATTGCCAACGGGCATTAAGAAGGCATTAAGAAGGATACCTGTGCAGAAGGCATTTGTTGGCACAACTTGTAGTAATTCCTCACACCTCAGAGGAAGAAGTGAGCCATATCCCATAACAATATCTATTTCTTGCTGAGAGCATGTTTCAGGGATTTTCATACTCATTCATCCTAATACCATCCCCAGTAGGCTGGTAGAAGAAGGgttgattattcccatttttactgGGAAATGAAGCTCAATGTTATGAAGTAATTAATTCAAGGTCACATAATGAGTCATGatgaacctaggttttctgatGCTTTTGAACTGTACTGTTGTCTCCAGATCTCTGAAAGGGCAGAGTCCATTTCAGACAACAGAACAGTCATGACTCATGGGTTCCTCTCTTCCCCCTAATTTTTCCCTAGGAGATGAGTTACTCCAGGCTGGGATCCTTCAACAGTGGCAATTGACTCTGTATGGCTCTGTGTGGAGTCTGACTGACATCAAAGACAGGCAAAGGTAGGTCTGGCCTTTTGGAGCAGGGAGGAAGAtgctaaaaaggagaaaaaaccacAGAacattctttctttgtatccctagcacttagtcagtgcctggcatgtagttaaacacttaataaatgcttactgacagACAAATGGGCCCAACCTTCAGAAATGTGTGAGCTTGCAGCTGGGAGAAAGGGTCGAGTGCTTGGAGCAGTTGGCAAACTTGAGAtttgttccttctctccctttttgtataCCATCATTCTCCTCAGCTATGAGATGAGTGGAATAGTTAGGGGGTGAAAGGTCTCAAGGTATCATTTTCAACTAGGTTTTCATGTCTTCTTTCCCATATAGGCAACTAGAGGATGCCATGAGTGGGAAATATCTACATGATGGTTTCTCTCTGCCCTGCCCTCCTGGACTAGAAATCCCTGAAGTAGAGGGCTATACAATGACACCCAACACACTTAAGGTACCAGGGTTTAGCCAGATCTCCAATTATCAGCAAAAATGGTTTCGGGCAGGTTGGTTCCCAATTTGATTCAAGGTAGCTTAGGGGATGGGGAAATTATAAATTTTGGGGCCCTAAAAACAGCTCCAGTTAGAGTCCCTGTTCTACTGAGTCACTCCAGCCCTAGAATTCAGAAGTTACCTCCCTTCTCACCCTACATCCAGAATTAGGGAATTTGCCCCTAACAGTGCTGTTTTGGGTTCTTCAGACCCTCATGCTGCTGGGTTGCTTTGCTGTCTTCTGGACTATTTACTACCTTCTGGAAGTGTATTTGAGCCAGAGGGATGTGACCTTTGATGTGGCCTGTGGAAGAGGCCATTGCTGGTGGCTCCAAAGGAGCCGAAAGGCCATGGAGGAAGGAACAGAACTGGAATCCGTGCCTCTCTACAATGGCAAGGATGTAAGTGAAGCTGATACAGAGTCTGAGGATCACTCTTCCACGTCTGGCCTCCAAGCTCCTGATCTATTAGATCAGGGCAACTGGGGCCTGATCGAGGACATTGAGAAACCCTCAGAATCCTCCCGTCGGAACCCACCACCTGACCTACTTCAGGGGGAGCAGGAACAACAGGCATGCTGATCCTGTGTCATGGCAGACTGTCCAGAAACCCCACTTTCTGCTGGGGAGATGTGAGAAGCAGAAGCACAGAGGAGCTGCCTTCACCCTCTGTAGAGGTTCCTAGGCTTGAACTAGGAGGCCTAGAGCCAAGTCACACCTACACTTTGCTTCTAGGGTACTATGGACAAGAGATGCTGTCTGTCTTCTTCCCCTACTCCATGCAGCTCAGGTAGGGATAGGGCCCTTAATCTGAGCCTGAGGGCCTCGCCTGCATGGACAGGAGGTCCTCTCCAAGGTATCAAGCCCAGGTGGGAACAAAGGACACACTTGGAATCTCCCTCGGAAGAATAAAGTCTTTGGAAGATAAGTGTGTAGCCAGAAAATACAGGAACCTGGCCACAGGCAAGGCAGGTTCTTTTAAATCAGCTGGATATATGGGAAAGGAGAGTCATTACTGTGCCTAGGTGGGTGCAAAAGTTACTTGTCACCACTAAAGGAGAATGTCAAAAGAAACAAGTTGAGGGCACCAAAAAAACTGTTCTGAGGGAAATGTGTGGGATGAAGGAGGTGCAGAAATGCATGCTGGGAATGGTTAGGCCCTTCCCTTATGTAATGTCCCTccctcacactttttttttttataaagagccAGAAGCAGGGGAAGACATATGACCCCCAATTGCTATCCAAACTGCCATTCTTCCCATCTCCCCTTCTGAAATTTGTATTTTAGACATCAACCGGGGAGGCTTAACCTGAGCCTAGGTCATTGGAGCCAGGGAACTAGCTTCTGTCTTGAATGAGCTGCCTTCATTACCCTCCCCTAGGATCCCAAAGAGAAGCTACTCAGAGTTGCCATTTGGTTTACCCTAACCTACTAGAGAAGTAAAGTACTGAGCTCTAGGCATAGATGGGGATGAAAGAGAGCTTTCACAGGGGCTATATAACTGAGCCAGGCAAGCCATGGGAGGCTAGTAGTCATTAGTGGAGTCTGTTGTGGGAGAAAAGCTTTGGGCATGAATATAGTGTGTTTCTCTCCAGCTCTGCAGTCTGCTGTAGTCCTCTGCAAAGTGCCCAGGAAAGCAGGAGCTAGATTCCTAGGGGATGATGGTATATCTCTTGGGTGTTATGTTCCTCCCCAGCCTTAGCTGCCTCCCCATTCAAGGCTGGTTTGTtggcttgaagtattttcttaagggtttaaatttatttttctcttttcacagcaatgtttcattgatttttttttctgcacagcttttccaaaataaaaacctaCCTAATCAACCTTAGACAAGTCTCTAGCTCCTTCCAACCACCCAGTTCCCTTAGTTAAATTGCAGATCCATGACTGTGCCttgattttcctcttctttctgtcCTTCAACCAAAAGCTAGCTCACCCCTTCTGCCCTCCCCCATCCTCTACCCTTTCTAACCCTTCCAGCAGGACCTTGTCTCTATTTCATCCTAGAGCTGGTAGGATGGGATCTCAGTGTGTCTTTCCCTGTCAGGGATAAGATGAGAGGCACATTGTAGTCCCTGTCTCCCCAGGACACCACCTAAGTAAGAGCTTGCCACAAATCAAGATTCTGTTTAGCCAGGTATGAGAAAAAATTgacataatatttttttcctctaaattttaaCTCCCAAAATACTAATGTACAAAATTGGGGAGAGGGGTGAATAGTGACTTGTCCCCAACCCAGCCTTCCCCTCAAGATTGGGGGAAGTGGTAGAAGTTGGTCATAGAGATTAGGGACAGGTTTTGAGTTTGGCCAGGGAAGGATGCTTTGGGGTGGAGAGAGAGCTGCCCTTAAGAGGGAGAGGGGCCTCAAAGCTTGGCCAAGGCTGGAACTGCACAGGGTGTGGGGCAAGGCAGGCAAGCCAGGATTGCTGCGGCCAAGGAGTCAGggaagggggcagggaaggggtTGATCCCCAAGCCCTCTAACTGATGATCTGCCGAGGCCGTCCGTAGCCTGTCATGCCAGCCTGGGAAGCTCCCCTGTTGCTGCCCATCTGTAGGCCAATGACGTGCTTGCCTTCTTGGAGCTGGCTATCTGTGAACTCCCTCTTGTGCTCTTGGGCTTTCCTGGGGACAGAAGGATAGAGTTAAAGAACTTGGATCTATGGTCTTCCCTATCTTTTCACACCTCCCTGTAATTCTTCTGTTCAGTTTCCATGACCATCTTCTCTCCCATTTCCATCCCTTTCTtccttggtcttttctttacccAAGACAAAGAGCAGCCCATAACTAATAAAGGAGGTGGTTGATGTGGCTGTGGGGCAGGAGATGAGATTAGTTCCTATTCTTTCTCTACTTGGTCTCTACTAAGTCCCTTCAGCTTCTACTCCTTCCCCAACTGGTTAATATATCCCTTCCCCATCTGCCATGGACTCTAGTACACAGAGCTAGTTGAGGAAATGACATACTTCATGAACCAGTTGGGATCTCCACGGTAATGGCCATCATTCTTGGTCACTGCCAGACTTCCTAGTGCCATCAGAGTTCTCTGCACAGCTGCCATGTCTTTAcctgagggaaggaagaagaaagggggaatttATCAAGACCCTAATATAAACAACCAAAGTGGGGGCAAGGGTGAGTCAACATTGTCCCATTAGGTCCTACAGACGACTTTCCTTGATTTTGTTCAGTCTTTCTTGCTGCTATATATACAATAGGAAAGAGCTTCATTTTTCTTCAAGATTGCAGCATTTCCATctactttgtcattttcctttcctttctccatcccAAGACCCTAGACTTCCACCTTTCCTTCTATACAACTAgtccctttttttccccatacCTTCAAAGAGGTCAACAGTCTGGAACATGTCGGTCTTGATGACCCCATAATCTTCAGCTGCCTTCAGGAACTGAGCAACCTGTTCCATCTGCTTGAAGACCATGGTGGGTGGGTTCTCAGGAACCTTCACTGGCTTGGAACCCTCAGGGTGCAGGCTATTCACCAGCTTGCTCAGGATCTGCCCAGCATAGGATACAGTTTAGCACTCAAATTCAGCCCTCCTAATGCCTAGCCCCAGGTTCGACACCCCCAAATTCTAGTGCTCACAAAGCTGTCCAGTCCATCCTGATTAGGAGTGACACTCACCACACCATTCTTCAGCCACACTTGGAAGCCCAGTCTCCCTCGGTCAGGACGGCCCACATCAGATCCACACTGCACAATAATCCATTCCACCAGTCGTTCCTCTAGCTCATCATCATATTTCTTCTCGATCTTAGACTGCACTTCCCGGCTCATGCCATAGGAGGGGCCTTTGTTTGCCATACTGGGTGAGAGCTAGGGTCAAGAAAGGGAGATGAAGGATGAGTGGCTATATCTGCTCCTTTCTTCGTGACTCACCTGGTCCTGGGTAAGGTTTCCAGGCAGTAGCATATCCTTGATACTTTCCCAACCCTTCCAACTAGTGGGTAAGGTCAAGCAAGATGAGTAGTCCTCTCAGCTTCCCAGAAAACGAAcagaaagatctttttttttaaaccctaacctctTAAAAGCAAACTCTAAGGtaggaagagtggtaagagctagacaatgggggttaagtgacttgcccaggacctcaCAGTAGAAGGGTCTCTTCCAGGGCAAGAAGTTGTGGAGGTTATACATTTCTGCTAAAAAAGGTCTTGGAGACTATTCTAAcccccttgttttacaaatgagggaactgaggcccaatgaggaggaaatggaTTTGTCCCCTGTGAGTTACACAGGGAGACAGTACAAAAGCTAAGATTCAGACCCAGATCCTTAGACACCAAATGCATCACTCCTTCCTCTATTATTTACTATTCCATACTTCCTTTGTAGCACAGGGTTTTTTGAGTATTGCTGAGGAATATGTCTCCCAACTTTGCCTCAAGTGAGTGGGTCCCAGCTCTAggactgaagaagaatctgctgctCTGGTTCCCACATTCCAGTCCCAGAGCCTTCAGGCtataaaagggattttttttccttctaactgGGAGGAGAGCAAAGGAGGAAGACTAGTTTGATTTCTACTAACCTTGTGGACTTTTAGGTATATGTTTATTCTGCTCATTGGATAATCTGGCACTGGCCTTGTCTCTACCAGCCATCTTGGTCCTCTTACCACTGACCATCATTTCCATAGCTCTCCCTAACTGAAGCAGATTCCATCTTTCAAGACCTTTCTCTGTTCCTTGGGGGCCTCAAGAGGAAGTCAGGGATGACCCCGGCAAGAATAAAGACTCCAGGcctttccaccaccaccaccatgtcccccccaacccccccatgACAGATAACAGAAGCTCAGGCACTGCCCCAACCCAGGCTGGAAGCTAATTTAGGTTAAATTAAGACAGCCAACCTCCTGGACTATGACACCTCTTTTGCAAAATTGATAGGAAGAGTAACCATCCTGAGCTGGAATCTTGCCTGCCCATGGACCCCTTTCTCAAATCCTCACCTCCACTCCTCAGGGGTCTCAGTGCTATAGCCACAGCAACCTAGAAACCAGAACCTTCCTAGGGACTGTAGGGGAGCTAAAAATAACCTGCCCATAACATGGGCCCTTGCCCCTATCCTCACATTTCCTCCAACTTCAGACTACTGCCTTCCACACTATTCCTGGGGAGCTCAGGATGACACCAGAAATGGAAAAGGCCTGGGCTCAGGGTGAGAGGCAGAGACTTGGCCATTGGAAGGCAAAGATGTTGGTATGGTGGGGAGGAAGAGACAAAAAGCTGAACCTGGATGATAGCAGAAGGAACCTATATAATCTTTCTTGTTGAATGAAGGCATGCATGACCAGGGGGTATG from Monodelphis domestica isolate mMonDom1 chromosome 4, mMonDom1.pri, whole genome shotgun sequence includes these protein-coding regions:
- the TAGLN gene encoding transgelin — encoded protein: MANKGPSYGMSREVQSKIEKKYDDELEERLVEWIIVQCGSDVGRPDRGRLGFQVWLKNGVILSKLVNSLHPEGSKPVKVPENPPTMVFKQMEQVAQFLKAAEDYGVIKTDMFQTVDLFEGKDMAAVQRTLMALGSLAVTKNDGHYRGDPNWFMKKAQEHKREFTDSQLQEGKHVIGLQMGSNRGASQAGMTGYGRPRQIIS